A part of Oncorhynchus gorbuscha isolate QuinsamMale2020 ecotype Even-year linkage group LG09, OgorEven_v1.0, whole genome shotgun sequence genomic DNA contains:
- the pdk1 gene encoding pyruvate dehydrogenase (acetyl-transferring) kinase isozyme 1, mitochondrial, which produces MRILRALMSNAASMGKHIDYYSRFSPSPLSMKQFLDFGSGENACEKTSFAFLRQELPVRLANIMKEINLLPDNLLKTPSVRLVQSWYMQSLLDIIEFKEKDADDEKVTYDFTDAVIKIRNRHNDVIPTMAQGVVEYKETYGTDPIVSQNVQYFLDRFYMSRISIRMLLNQHTLLFGGKVRVNPAHPKQIGSIDPHCSVTEVVRDAYENARNLCDRYYMNSPELVLEQFNVKDDGKPVTVVYVPSHLYHMVFELFKNAMRATMELYGDSMDYPPVHAQVALGSEDLTVKVSDRGGGVPLRKIERLFTYTYSTAPPPSMDGQRSPLAGYGYGLPISRLYARYFQGDLKLYSLEGYGTDAVIYIRALSTESIERLPVYNKSVWKHYKTMHEADDWCVPSKEPKDMTTFRSF; this is translated from the exons ATGAGGATTCTACGGGCCTTGATGAGTAACGCCGCTTCAATGGGAAAGCATATTGATTACTACTCCAggttctccccttctcccctctcaatGAAACAGTTCTTGGACTTCG GGTCTGGTGAAAATGCATGCGAGAAAACATCATTTGCATTCCTCAGACAGGAGCTACCTGTGAGGTTGGCAAACATAATGAAGGAGATCAACTTGTTACCTGATAATCTGCTAAAGACTCCATCAGTCCGGTTGGTACAGAGTTG GTACATGCAAAGTCTTCTAGACATTATTGAGTTCAAGGAGAAAGATGCCGATGATGAGAAAGTAACATACGA TTTCACTGATGCTGTTATAAAGATCCGAAACCGTCACAATGACGTCATCCCGACAATGGCCCAGGGGGTTGTGGAGTACAAGGAGACCTATGGCACAGACCCCATCGTCAGCCAGAACGTTCAGTATTTCCTGGATCGCTTCTACATGAGCAGAATATCCATCAGGATGCTGCTTAACCAGCACA CCCTGCTCTTTGGTGGGAAGGTGAGGGTAAACCCAGCGCATCCTAAACAGATTGGCAGTATTGATCCGCACTGCAGTGTTACTGAAGTAGTTAGGG ATGCGTATGAAAATGCAAGAAACCTATGTGATCGGTATTACATGAACTCTCCTGAGTTGGTACTGGAACAATTCAATG TGAAAGATGATGGAAAGCCAGTGACTGTAGTGTATGTGCCATCCCATCTCTACCACATGGTATTTGAACTTTTCAAG AATGCCATGAGAGCCACCATGGAGTTGTATGGCGACTCTATGGACTATCCTCCTGTACATGCCCAGGTGGCCCTGGGGAGTGAAGACCTGACAGTCAAG GTGAGTGATCGCGGAGGAGGGGTCCCTCTGAGGAAGATTGAGAGGCTGTTCACCTACACCTACTCCACCGCCCCCCCGCCCAGCATGGACGGCCAACGCAGCCCTCTG GCTGGATATGGGTACGGCCTGCCCATCTCTCGATTATATGCCAGATACTTCCAAGGTGATTTGAAGCTGTACTCTCTGGAGGGCTATGGCACCGATGCTGTGATATATATCCGG GCATTGTCCACGGAGTCCATCGAGAGGCTTCCTGTTTACAACAAGTCAGTCTGGAAGCACTACAAGACCATGCACGAGGCAGACGACTGGTGTGTTCCAAGCAAGGAGCCCAAGGACATGACAACGTTCCGTAGTTTTTAG